The sequence below is a genomic window from Sulfurospirillum oryzae.
CCTGCTGGGATACTATTAGCACGACACAGAGCTGCTAAAAGATGACTTTTGGCATAGCACCACCCCGTCTGATACGCTAAGACATCACTGGCTTTACAGGTAATGATGGCATCTTTATGATCTCCCGTATGACGGATGTGGTCTCGCACAAAGGTAAAACAACTTTTGGCAATCTCAACATCGCTCTTTGCGTCCCCTTTTAACTCTTTTGCTTTTGCCAAAATAGAGGGGTGCTCAAAATCAATGACGAATGAACTTTGAAGATAACCTTGTAGATTAGGGTTCACAGATGACTCCTCGCTCAAGTGCTCCTTGCTGATCTTTGAAAATAGCCATTGCCGTATTCATCTTGTAAAAACCAAGTTTGGTGTAAAAAGGCTCTTTACCAGGATTTGCGTAGAGAATGATTTTAGTATGATCTTTTGAAAACTCAACCAGTTGTTTCACGATGGCTTTACCAATGCCAAGCCCTTGAAAATCAGGATGAATAGCGACATCACAAATATACGAGCAGTCTACACCATCCGCAAGTGCGCGGCCAACCCCAACCAATAGGGCATCGTCATAAATAAAACAGACATAGCGGCTATTGGAAAAAACGATTTTCAGGTTTTCAGGTTTTTTATCACCCAGTGGAGCAATTTTATAGAGGTGTGACAACGCTTCCCAATCGATATTTTCGTTATTATAGATCCATTTAAGCGCCATGAGATTCCTTTAGCGATTGGCCAAAAAAGCAAGC
It includes:
- a CDS encoding GNAT family N-acetyltransferase: MALKWIYNNENIDWEALSHLYKIAPLGDKKPENLKIVFSNSRYVCFIYDDALLVGVGRALADGVDCSYICDVAIHPDFQGLGIGKAIVKQLVEFSKDHTKIILYANPGKEPFYTKLGFYKMNTAMAIFKDQQGALERGVICEP